ATTCCATCCTGAATGATGAGGGTGGAGAAACATTTACGTATAAAGGCGAAACGTACCGATATATGAGTGAGCCATTTGATTCAGAGGAAAAGGTGATCAGCTACCTGGCCGAAAGCTTTACCGTCGACGCTGCCCGGCAAATGATCAAGGATCATCCCTTTGTGGTGCACGACGGGAAACTGGCGCAGCCGGATGTCGCCTATCAAAGCGATGATATGTGGACTAATACGTTAGCGGTCAAAGTGAAGACAACCGACACGATGGGTGATGTCACCTATGAAATTCCCAATGCCGGGCACAGGGATGGAGTGACCGTCGAAAGCTTCAGGGTGATATTTGATCACGGATGGAAGTTCAGCGTGGTGATGCCATTTTCACACAATGAAATCGAGAAAAGCGATAATGACGGATTCTCTTTGACGGTGGAGGAAAAGGAAGCGTACCAGGCATTTGCAGAAGACCCGACCGAAGTCCATCTTCACGGACTGTCACCGATCAGTATTGCAAAGGTTTATGTGCAGGCATTATTGGACGGACGACCGGACCTTGTTTATGAATTGTACACAGACCGACGTGAATTTGTTCAGTGGTCAAAGGAAGAAGATGAGAATATGACCGCATCACACCGGGCTACAAAGGAACATATTCTGCAAACCTATAAGGGGATCGGCAGCGGAGAATTCATTCAAACGAGTGATAAAACTGGATATATCAAATATGATAACGGAAGGGAAGGTGGAGGCGGTTTTCAGATGGTGAAGGACGAAGACGGCTACTGGAGCGTAAGGTTCATGCCGATTCAATAGATGCATATTTAATAGTGAAAATGGGGGCTGCAGTTGAAGCAGCCCTTTTGTCATGGGAGGGGATAGGCATATAATAGAT
The nucleotide sequence above comes from Bacillus sp. KH172YL63. Encoded proteins:
- a CDS encoding DL-endopeptidase inhibitor IseA family protein, yielding MSGKSNDKFLQSLKNRPDLAPRKAFKQELKTKLFEEMEGQKISRPQWGRWIPNLLAAAFIMAGILFTVELIDFGKDGQNAEQQVDIVKQDPAPQEVTELSESLADKLIAVAFNRYDSILNDEGGETFTYKGETYRYMSEPFDSEEKVISYLAESFTVDAARQMIKDHPFVVHDGKLAQPDVAYQSDDMWTNTLAVKVKTTDTMGDVTYEIPNAGHRDGVTVESFRVIFDHGWKFSVVMPFSHNEIEKSDNDGFSLTVEEKEAYQAFAEDPTEVHLHGLSPISIAKVYVQALLDGRPDLVYELYTDRREFVQWSKEEDENMTASHRATKEHILQTYKGIGSGEFIQTSDKTGYIKYDNGREGGGGFQMVKDEDGYWSVRFMPIQ